In the genome of Erinaceus europaeus chromosome 8, mEriEur2.1, whole genome shotgun sequence, one region contains:
- the LOC103112859 gene encoding serine protease 58-like, protein MDIVIKLILFWAFLHLPVALAFDPEYTNGVSTPYLAYLRSDYLPCVGVLIHPLWVLTAAHCNLPELSVVLGVTNPSNPSENHVQQVGYEKMIYHPRFSVLGIDDDLLLIKLKKNVELNDYVKLMRMPTAPVFVDDMCTVSTWAYNSCDIKLDEVVSVLLGAVAVLMDILVV, encoded by the exons ATGGACATCGTGATAAAGTTAATCCTCTTCTGGGCTTTCTTGCACCTACCTG TGGCCTTGGCCTTTGATCCTGAATACACAAATGGTGTCAGTACACCTTACCTGGCCTACTTGAGATCTGATTACCTGCCTTGCGTTGGAGTTCTGATCCATCCCCTCTGGGTGCTCACAGCTGCGCACTGCAACTTACC GGAGCTTTCAGTCGTCTTGGGAGTGACAAACCCATCCAACCCCAGTGAAAATCATGTACAACAGGTTGGCTATGAGAAGATGATTTACCATCCACGCTTCTCAGTCTTGGGTATCGACGATGACCTCCTGTTAATCAAGCTGAAAAAAAACGTTGAGCTCAATGACTACGTGAAACTGATGCGCATGCCCACGGCACCCGTCTTTGTTGACGATATGTGCACCGTCTCCACCTGGGCCTACAACTCCTGTGACATCA AGCTAGATGAAGTAGTTTCTGTGCTACTAGGTGCGGTAGCTGTTTTGATGGACATATTAGTTGTGTAA
- the LOC103112860 gene encoding serine protease 58-like, with protein MEKEEFPEEFSIPYIVYLQSSPEPCVGSLIHPQWVLTAAHCPTPVKIRLGVYQPSIISKKEQTRNCSLTVRHPAFNTHSLENDIMLVKLSKAAALNSHVGTIAVAMEPLLFNDSCFIPTWTWNDYQNISEPDILTWTNQYIKPNHECIDKIDTGMKTIPIMCVGTPIITLSENKEVSASPAICNGRVHGILSWAKGSVTLGSEGFFTEVHRYARWILEIIATH; from the exons ATGGAAAAGGAGGAATTCCCAGAAGAGTTTAGTATCCCCTACATTGTGTACTTACAGTCCAGCCCAGAACCATGTGTGGGGTCCCTCATCCACCCCCAGTGGGTATTGACAGCTGCTCACTGTCCCACACC TGTTAAAATTCGACTGGGAGTTTATCAGCCCAGCATCATAAGTAAGAAAGAGCAGACACGGAACTGCTCCCTGACTGTGCGCCATCCTGCTTTCAATACGCATTCTCTGGAAAATGACATCATGTTGGTAAAACTGTCCAAGGCTGCTGCACTCAACTCCCACGTGGGAACCATAGCCGTCGCCATGGAGCCGTTGCTGTTTAACGATTCCTGCTTTATCCCAACCTGGACCTGGAATGACTATCAAAACA TTAGTGAGCCTGACATCCTGACTTGGACAAAccagtatattaaaccaaaccaTGAATGCATCGACAAGATAGACACTGGAATGAAGACCATACCCATCATGTGCGTGGGGACCCCTATAATCACTCTGTCTGAAAATAAG GAAGTTTCAGCCTCTCCAGCCATCTGCAATGGGAGAGTCCATGGAATCTTGTCCTGGGCCAAAGGAAGCGTCACCTTGGGAAGTGAAGGGTTCTTCACAGAAGTACACAGATATGCAAGATGGATCCTGGAAATCATTGCTACCCACTGA